The genome window CCCCAAATCAGAAAATGATGTCCTCATCCTTCCCGGCAGCTGCAGATAACATGTTGTGAGCTGCATTCATTGATATCCCTCTCTGCAAAGACATCTTCTCTGCAACCTGATCCTCAGCAAACCCCTTGGCAGACGCACGCTGTTTCTCAATTGCCTTCTTCTTATAACCCTGTATCTTCTTTAACCTGAAGAAATCCTCCCTTTCCAACTCATCCAACTCCCCTTTAATGTAAGTTATGGTGTTCTCTATCCTTGGCTTCACAACATTCTCTAGAGCATTAACTCTACGATTAGTGGTCTTGATTGCCTCATCAAGTGTTAAGAATGATGTCTGCAGTGAGGCAAGCTCAACAAGAACCTCAATTGTCTTCACATAAGCAGCCCGACAAATCTGAACCTGCTGTCCACCTCTAGCCAATCCAGTTAGGTCATTCTTGGTCTCACCCTCAGTAAAGTACTCAAACTTTGGGAGCTTCACACCAGCAATATTTTCTTGCTTTGATCGAACTTTAAGAGATGCATTTTGGACATTCTCAAGGACAATGTGCTTGATGTTCTCTCCAGCAACATATTTGGCTTCAGTTAGTGCAAATGAGGAGGTCTTCATGACCTCTCCCATTGATTCTTTTGTGGAGACAATCTTTTTAAGAATCTGTCGGAACTGCATAGTTAAAGCATCACTCTTCTTCTTGAGAAGAGCATGACCTCTTGTAGCACCAACAAGGCGAGCTTTCATGGCCCCAAGCATTGTTACAGTGGGAACTACATTCAAGCGCTGGCTTTGGCCGGACATCTTTCCAAATATCTATGCCTAAGATATAAACAGAATAAACATTCAAAGACAATAAAATTGATGAGTGCATCGAGGAATAGAAAGATAtgcaaggaaaataaaaataaaatttcacaactctTACAGTTTATTATAGTGATAACATTAATGCTAATCAAAAGAGATTCGATTTCTATTCATTCAAAAGGAAGCTGCCAAAAATAAGAACTAGAATCAATGTCTATGCTAAAGTGTTACAGAACCCAATTTCAACAACAGATGTATTTGCAAAGCAGGAATTCAATATCACATAATTTGCAAGATGAGTAATGCCAGTTTccaaagaatgagagagaataATTTGATGAAGCAGCAGTAACATTATTCATGACACAGTTGACAAAACCACCATAGCAtgtttggatgagcttattttcattggcttatttgttttaaaaataagtgtAAAGTACAGGTTTGTACCTAGAAAAAGTAAGGCCCTAAAAAGCTGTATATAAGTTGATGGTGAAAATATGCAAGCATTTTAAGCTAAAACAGACccttgtaaaaatattttcaatataaaCTGCACAGATACAACAGATGATCAACTAAATTTAGATTCTTGAACATACAATACAAGTATGTACATTACAATCACTAGCACAGACATCAATTGGCTGAGAATCCAATATAAACACAAATTCACAGCATCAGATGCCAACATCAAACTCATTACAAAGAACCCACAATTAACAAATTCCATAAACATACAATCCACTCTGCGAACTGAACTAAAGAACACAATCTCAAGCATAGACTATCTTAAACCAATCAAATCCATACAAAACCAATAACCCACTAATAATTAATCTAATTGAGTAGGAAGTGATCTTAAATTAAAGATTAAGTGCTAAATTACAAAAGACAGTAATCTAAATGATTGAAATGGGTATCTCAATTTATTGTCcagtttttctattttaaaaaatctcaatTGACTCATTGCTcaaaaagacaagaaaagaaaagaaaacagtacaaaaattataaatctctattttccatcattattttgataagtaataagattatataaatcccaaaaaaaaaaaaaaaaaaaagagtcaccCAAGTATATAGGAAATATACTAGAGTAAGcaatcaattacaaaaaaattgcataaatctaataaatcaacagtagaaaataaagaagGGTTCCTCTTGGCTGACAGCCAATCCAATAAGGTTCTTAAAAAGAACAACTTAAGATCAGGCATATAACTTTCGGTGTCTTCAAAACTCCTGCTTTCCTTTCCCTCCAGATGCACCACACAAGCAATGGGGGATATAGAAAACACACCAAACGCAAATAAAATCAAAGTATTGTTAACCATAATATCCAAAACTtggttttctttctctatttcccAGCcctttcttggcaaccaaacaggAAGAAGTGACTAATGGTAGACGAGAGCTCAACTTAGGTAAATTGGGGGTTGCTGTGAAGTACAGAGGCAATGAGCTTCAATCATTAGGTTTTGATGAAGATGGACTTGGGTGGGGGGACCTTCTAAAGTTCCTTCTGCATTATCTCTATATCCAATTCCACTTCTTACTCTACTCTGTGTGTTTGGTttggctttttttctttttttcatttcagcaTATTTTCTCATGTACAGCATTTTAAAcctcaccttttttttaatgacatggaACCTCACCAAGGCAGGGTCCTTTAGACCCACCCCTAAGGAGTAAATCACGGATACACGACCCcacctaccaaaaaaaaacaacgcTTTTTTTCTAGAATGACAATACTTTTGCCCACTTGAGAAAacaagaaaatccaaaccaacACATACCAGCAGCATAGAGTACTACAAAATTTCctatataaactataaagaaaTCGGAAGCCATAAGTTACAAAACTTAAAGACCATACAACAGAATTCAGATAATGTACTCACAATTAATTGAGTATTAAACTTATGGAGGAATACACTCAAGATAATTCACTCAAGAGAAGAATCATTTATGGAGGAAATTGGTGGGAGAAAAATATGGAGTGTTCGTGGGGAAATAGTCTTCACAGCCTGTTCAGCACTCAAATGGTTTGGAATTTGGAAGGCAATTAGATTCCTGTCTCCCTATCCACACACCAAGCACCATACCAAACCCTTATACTTCTatcatccttttttttaatataaatataatattatccATAGTAACTTtgataattcttttttcttttttttggataggggAGAGGGGAGGTGAGTCAAACCCATGACGTAGGAAAAAACATTATACTTCTACCCTCTATAAAGTGTTGGTATGATGCTTGGTGCGCAGAAAAGGACCTAGCAACTTTATTTCTTGGGCTATTTCAGTTAGTTGTTAATAAAGATGCTATAATCTTGGATTACACAAATAATGGAAGAGTTCCCTGGTATCCTATGTGTTAATGGAGGATAAGGTTCTTTGGCGACTTAATACAAAATGGGTGTTTCAATGTTAGATCTTATGATGAGGTGTTGGTGCTGCCTACACGGACTTTTGTTGGAAGGCTGTTTTGGAGGGCAAAAATCCTACAaaggtaggtttttttttgttgttttgcgTGTATTGCATCATAGGGGAAAATTCTTACAATATACAATCTTATCAGAAGAGGTATGGGTGTTGGCAAACATGTGGTTTTGTGTAAAACTACTGAAGAAAATGTGGATCATTTgctattgcattttttttttttttgataggtaataagaattttattgataagaaaagTACACTGCACTTGAATCAAACTATTGCATTGTCCAGTAGCATCagaattatgtttttaatttttttagctttttgaagAGATGGGTGATGCTGAAGACAGTGAAGAATTGCTTCATtgtttaattatcaaaaaaaaaaaaaagaattgcttCATTGTTGGCAGCAAAGTTCCCAAGACCTTCAAAAACAGAGTTTGGAATGATGCACCTTCATGTTTAACGTTCATGTATGGAGGAAGAGTAACAGTACATTTGAAGATTTGGAACTATACATGGCGAGATTCAAATTTCATTAGTCTTTGTTCTATTGGCAATCCTCGGAATTGAAATATCTTACTATATTTTCCAATTGAAATGAAATATTATTACTGAAATTTCATTGTACATCTACATACAGCTTTAGCAGATAGCATTTTAAAGCTCCAATTAAACAAACCTAACATCAAAGAAATTCATCATCCGAAGAGGATGGCATCCTCTAGTTTGATATAAGTTCtcattcttttaattttggggAGGGAAGGGGGAGGTAGGTCAAACGACATGGAGACTGGGGAAGGGGTAGGTGCCAATCAGGGTAGAAGCCAGTTACCTTGCTCTAAGTTGTATATAGCATTCAGCACCTACATATTGCACTGCTTTTTACACAAAGTTTACTTAACTCTTGATCCCCTACAAGAACCCTAGACAACCCCGACCTGGACTATTTTTTGGGTTAGTAATTCATCCATAATTCAACTTTAGTACACCCTTCATTTTAAATCCTACAACTTCTATTTGAGAAATATGTACAGTATGTGTTTGGCTATCTATCATCTTGGGGGGTGGACTCATATTTCCAAGCAAAAAAGCCTAATTAAGTGAGAAAAGTACTTTAAAATGTTAGCTAATCCATCTACTAGATTTCTCGTTATTTGGG of Quercus lobata isolate SW786 chromosome 8, ValleyOak3.0 Primary Assembly, whole genome shotgun sequence contains these proteins:
- the LOC115956090 gene encoding V-type proton ATPase subunit D codes for the protein MSGQSQRLNVVPTVTMLGAMKARLVGATRGHALLKKKSDALTMQFRQILKKIVSTKESMGEVMKTSSFALTEAKYVAGENIKHIVLENVQNASLKVRSKQENIAGVKLPKFEYFTEGETKNDLTGLARGGQQVQICRAAYVKTIEVLVELASLQTSFLTLDEAIKTTNRRVNALENVVKPRIENTITYIKGELDELEREDFFRLKKIQGYKKKAIEKQRASAKGFAEDQVAEKMSLQRGISMNAAHNMLSAAAGKDEDIIF